In Melospiza melodia melodia isolate bMelMel2 chromosome 30, bMelMel2.pri, whole genome shotgun sequence, a single window of DNA contains:
- the NXPH3 gene encoding neurexophilin-3 yields the protein MHLLPRSCVLLLLQGSIALLAFCAPEDPGKGADPGEPRARGRAPKLLRELLSPKPLPGLGPAPPQNRSLPGPGSASRELGLPVNRAALELGPRSQRDPRPAPGRPLQKLFAWGDFYSNIKTVKLNLLITGKVVDHGNGSVNVFFQHNSTGHGNISVSLVPPTKAVQFDLEQQIFMEAKESKVFNCRVESERVARARKTSLCTFDPAKTCSQEHTQSRAAWLCSQPFRAVCVYVTFYSSDYRLVQKVCPDYNRHSQRPYFPSG from the exons ATGCATCTTCTTCCTCGGAGCTgcgttctcctcctcctccagggcaGCATCGCGCTGCTG GCGTTCTGCGCTCCAGAGGACCCCGGGAAAGGAGCGGATCCAGGCGAGCCCCGGGCCCGCGGCAGAGCCCCGAAGCTGCTGCGGGAGCTGctctccccaaagcccctcccgggcctgggcccggccccgccgcagaACCGGAGCctgccggggccgggcagcgccTCCCGGGAGCTCGGG ctcccGGTGAATCGGGCCGCGTTGGAGCTCGGTCCCCGCTCACAGCGGGACCCGCGGCCGGCCCCGGGCAGGCCCCTGCAGAAGCTTTTCGCCTGGGGAGACTTTTACTCCAACATCAAGACGGTGAAGCTGAACCTGCTGATCACGGGCAAGGTGGTGGATCACGGCAACGGCAGCGTGAACGTCTTCTTCCAGCACAACTCCACGGGCCACGGCAACATCTCCGTGAGCCTCGTGCCGCCCACCAAGGCCGTGCAGTTCGACCTGGAGCAGCAGATCTTCATGGAGGCCAAGGAGTCCAAGGTGTTCAACTGCCGCGTGGAGTCGGAGCGGGTGGCGCGGGCGCGGAAGACGTCGCTGTGCACCTTCGACCCGGCCAAGACGTGCTCGCAGGAGCACACGCAGAGCCGCGCGGCCTGGCTGTGCTCGCAGCCCTTCCGCGCCGTCTGCGTCTACGTCACCTTCTACAGCAGCGACTACCGCCTGGTGCAGAAGGTGTGTCCCGACTACAACCGCCACAGCCAGCGGCCCTACTTCCCCTCGGGGTGA
- the SPOP gene encoding speckle-type POZ protein yields MSRVPSPPPPAEMSSGPVAESWCYTQIKVVKFSYMWTINNFSFCREEMGEVIKSSTFSSGANDKLKWCLRVNPKGLDEESKDYLSLYLLLVSCPKSEVRAKFKFSILNAKGEETKAMESQRAYRFVQGKDWGFKKFIRRDFLLDEANGLLPDDKLTLFCEVSVVQDSVNISGQNTMNMVKVPECRLADELGGLWENSRFTDCCLCVAGQEFKGHKAILAARSPVFSAMFEHEMEESKKNRVEINDVEPEVFKEMMCFIYTGKAPNLDKMADDLLAAADKYALERLKVMCEDALCSNLSVENAAEILILADLHSADQLKTQAVDFINYHASDVMETSGWKSMVVSHPHLVAEAYRSLASAQCPFLGPPRKRLKQS; encoded by the exons ATGTCCAGGGTGCCGAGTCCCCCCCCTCCGGCAGAGATGTCCAgcgggcctgtggccgagagctGGTGCTACACACAG ATCAAGGTGGTGAAGTTCTCCTACATGTGGACCATCAACAACTTCAGCTTCTGCCGGGAGGAGATGGGGGAGGTCATCAAGAGCTCGACCTTTTCCTCTGGAGCCAACGACAAACTCAAGTG GTGTTTACGTGTGAACCCCAAGGGCCTGGACGAGGAGAGCAAGGATTACCTGTCCCTGTACCTGCTGCTGGTGAGCTGCCCCAAGAGCGAGGTCAGGGCCAAGTTCAAATTCTCCATCCTCAACGCCAAGGGAGAGGAGACCAAGGCCATGG AGAGCCAGCGCGCCTATCGCTTCGTGCAAGGCAAGGACTGGGGCTTCAAGAAGTTCATCAGGAGAGATTTCCTGCTGGACGAGGCCAACGGGCTCCTGCCAGATGACAAACTGACCCTGTTCTGTGAG gtgagcGTGGTGCAGGACTCGGTGAACATCTCGGGCCAGAACACCATGAACATGGTCAAGGTGCCCGAGTGCCGCCTGGCCGACGAGCTGGGCGGGCTCTGGGAGAACTCGCGCTTCACCGACTGCTGCCTCTGCGTGGCCGGCCAGGAGTTCAAGGGCCACAAAGCCATCCTGGCAG CGCGCTCCCCGGTGTTCAGCGCCATGTTCGAGCACGAGATGGAGGAGAGCAAAaag AACCGGGTTGAGATCAACGACGTGGAGCCCGAGGTGTTTAAGGAGATGATGTGTTTCATCTACACTGGGAAGGCCCCAAACCTGGACAAGATGGCTGATGATCTGCTGGCAGCTGCAGACAAG TATGCCCTggagaggctgaaggtgatgtGTGAGGATGCTCTCTGCAGTAACCTGTCTGTGGAGAACGCAGCTGAGATCCTGATCCTGGCTGACCTGCACAGCGCAGACCAGCTCAAAACCCAGGCCGTGGACTTCATTAATTA CCACGCCTCGGACGTGATGGAGACGTCGGGCTGGAAGTCCATGGTGGTGTCCCACCCCCACCTGGTGGCCGAGGCCTACCGCTCGCTGGCCTCGGCGCAGTGCCCGTTCCTGGGCCCGCCCCGCAAGCGGCTGAAGCAATCCTAA